The sequence TAAGTAAGCTGAAGTTACTGCTGCATTCAGCAAGCGCTAGCTACTTCAGCAACACCGTTTTGTGATATCTCGCTGGCAACTTGTGGGGCTGTACTTGTCTCTTTGGTTTCGTCTTTGGGAGTGGCCTTTTTGTCAATGGCAGCTAAAGCTTGCTGAAAACATAACAATCTCTATATGTTAGAATTAGACACACAATAAGGgctgttttttgttttcttttaaaattttacattaccttttttttatattgctGCTGCTTCTTTTTGCCTTCTTTGATTATCTTTTCACGACTCTCATAGAATACAAAATCATCCAGTATGCATGTCTTGCTTGCATGTTCCTTGAAAATCTTGATGACTTTCATGCATTGCTCTAGGTTTACCTGCAGATTAATCCACACAaacaattttagtttttttttaaccttcaACAACATGACCAGAGAGAAGTAAGAACCACACTCTGACCTCCTGTGTGTCTCGGCTATTTGTAACTGGCTTGTTCTCATTGTTCTCCAGAGTTATATGCCTCAAGGAACTATTTGGGATGTCTTTGACAATGTGCCACTTAACAGGGAAGCAACCAATCCACTTGTCCTGCTGCCAGTACTCCACTGTCTGGTTAAAATCTACTGGTCCTACCATCTCAGCTAAACCAACGAATTGTCCACTTGTGTTTACctgtaaaaatttaaacaaacatTCAGAATTCTTCTTTAGACAGATtggaataaaaaaaatccaaaagtcAATGGAgtctttataaaatttaagattCACTTACAGAGAACATTAGAAAAACAGGACAGGACCCATTTGACTTCTCTTTGGCCTCATTATATGCAGCATCAAGCTTCTTGTTGCCATTGGGGGTGCTGGACCACACATTGTATTTGATGCTTTTGTGAATATCATCTTCACTGTATGATTTGATTACAAACAGTTTCGCATTGGAGTAGGTTTCAGAGAAATCTTCCTTGTTGTAGTCCTTGGAATCTGGAAGAGAAACATCTTCACTCGTCTTCTTCTCGATTTCCTGCTCTTTCAGAGTTTCTGGCTGGGAACTTTCGTGGCCAATCTTGAAGCCCTTGGCTCTTGGCCCTCTATTCAGCTCGTCTAACCCAGCAAAGTTCTCTTTGCCATACCCAGAAAACCCGTAAGCCATTGTCTTGTACCAACTTGGAGTTTGCTTGTAAGCGCCGTAACCATAAGAATCATATCCATAGCCACTCATGTAAGGCCCATACATTGAGTACATGCTGTCCATGTTGTATCCGAAGGACTGACCATAGCTTCCTGATCGTCCCTGATATGTACTCTGCCATAAAACCAAACAGAACTCAATACAAAgttgttgttattattattattatgatggACAATTATTGAACATACCAGGTGGGGATACTGAAGAGAGATGTTGGTCTTTCCGGAAGCATAGTTCATGTCATAACCGTATCTCGGGTACTGATAGGGTGGAGTATAATAGCCAGTAGGGTAGGTACCATAGGAGCCCTTTTGATTGAAAGCAAGTTTCTTTTGGTTCAATCCAGTCACAGCTCTAACATTGTTGGGTAAAAGATTAGTCTTGCCAGTCTTAGTTCCGCCATACACATCCTGCAAAATGAAGGGATTACCACTTGTCTCTAAAAGAGAAGACAGTAGCTTGAGAGAGAGATACCTTATTCCCAGTGTCAGGGACTTTGACCATGGTTTCCGCATCAAGGGAGAGATTGTGCAGCAAATCTGCAGCTTCTAGAGATAATGAAGGAATAACAATATTTGCAGCTTTCAACAGTAAAAAAATACAACAGATCTAACCTAGAACAACAAGAAATCACAGCGAAACAAAGAGAGCTAATGTCTAAACCCTAGCAAAACCCAACACAGAAATGAAATTTCCAATAAAATCAAGCGGAACTATGACAGTGACAAGCTACGATCAGGTTAAAAGGAAAAGGACGTGCGTGAAGGATACGATCGGAAGGAGAAATGGTAGTAGCCATGGCTGTGTCTCTGCGGCGGAAACTTGGAGTGTGAGCGAtagagaaaaaaacaacaaaaccctAAGCAGAATTTGAGAGTCCTATTTATATTCCACTCTTTTTTTTCCATCCTTACGCCAACAATTAAACCGAGGCCAGAAAATCCGGTTCGATTAAGCATTAATATTGATTCATAttgcaaaaaatataaatgactaaCATGCTGTGTATTGAAAACTTTTATTGACAATACGaaagttaatatatatttacatttgatTTAATCGTGAgtttggaaaattttcaatcaCGTATTTGTTGAGAGTTTTTTTTgtgataattaaataaatggaTATGCACATATCGCATGGTAAAtagtaaaaatgtaaaacaccCTCAATCTTGTAGACACTTTTATTAAACCAAAATAGATGTTAGAATATACAAACACGTTGTTTATATGCTGGAAATAATTAACAACAAGTGATActctgaaataaataaaaatgtaaacaaGAAATTTTAAATGTGCATAAGTTTGgatcattttttattaataaatctttttatgaTAATTCAAATATGAAAGATAAATAAGAATTTTGAATAATAACTACAGTTTATTTAGCTTGTTGTTTATTTGCATACCATTCAAATATGTAAGATAAACAAGTATCTgttcttaaaattaaaattataatattttactaacaattacgaatttaattaattagtttaataataaattttaaaagtttttataaattatttttttagactCAATGTACAAAGACATATTGTCTTGCACGCAGTGTTTGGAATTAACCATCATATTTTGTTTACATTCACACATAGTTTCATTTTGGTTAACAAGGTATGttgatgaataaaaaaattgttctaGTAAAAACAATGtatctataattaaataacattatttactaaaagaataatcttttgttttaaacttttaatgtgTATTTTATTCAAATGGTCTAATATATATGTAACGACTAGAGAATCTTTAATAAAGACTTTAGAAATAGACTTAAAATTTATGACATTTTATGTAATTCACATATGAATAGAATGTTATGTCaactgtatatttttattttagtgtagtATATATCAATTCAGTTACATAATCAACTCGGCATCCAGGCTTACAGATTTTTGGATTTGTtaataaaaaatcaacaaaaaattaatgGATGAATAATtcagttttttataaaaagaggaaaaatagttttcataaaGTTAGTAGTCTCCTCAATGTCAACACATATTATGTTCTGATTTCGGGTTTCAAATACGGTAACGAAGAAAACTGACATTCGTAATAGTACATTTCTGATGGAGTGGTGTGGTAATACTTAAAGGTATCCATTTTTATGTAGAATCTTTTATTCATGAGATAAACTATGTCGAGATAAGGTCAAAGGAGTTTGAGATTTGTGATCTACATGATTTTAACCATGttttattagcaaaaaaattgtGGAGGTTGAAGGACAATCATGAACCTTTGTTTGCAAAGGTTTTTAAAGGAagactaggttaagatccgcgccttgcgcgggataaatattatatataaattattttcaagtattatatattttttacatattatgaaataataaatatatattgaataattaaaaatttagtaactattacgtctataattaaattggtacaaatacttaaataaattttatttatccagacaaatattttttatattttatatattataaaattaagtttaaatgatattaacatagatatatagtatatttttaatattgatatctgttaaaaatattttatactcatattatttttgatcgcttatttctttataacaaaatttttaaatcaatgataacaataaaaaatttatgagatgtttaatagttttagtaatttataattttaagaacattcaatgcaaagtttaaaatctaaatattaaattgtcaataattgtttaaaatgtttatcaaaaagtttcaaatcaaattcgaaattaaaatacttatgtattttatatggtatataatttatttttaaaaaatattaatatgcatatatataatatttattaaataagacttCCTAGTTCCTACTTATGTAATttcgtaatcatttgtatcttgttataagataaattttaaaccatggatcacaaaaatttcagtgtgagatttttaacaactttagtcatttatatttgttttttaaaattcaaaatataacatatacgaaaaaatctaaatttttattatatagttaatgttgttgtttaatttattttaaaatgaattaaaaatgatagagaatagactaatttttatcaaacctttattattcaaaatcattaattgtcatatatactttagtcacattaggtaattccgtgatttttatataaggaaacaatgaagaaaatttatgattaatttatggttagtttaataaaaagtttattatatatttatatggaccaacatatttttttaaggattctaagaatgattgtggtgatgacatgtggctacaaaaatatgttgtaatgtttctcctttaatatataggggatagtATCAAAAATCAGATCCTATAGATCTAATTAAGTCATATTACTAGTCAAGATAATGGGTACATGGCAATCTATTTCAATATGGAAATGATCATTAGATTATTATTCTTTGCCTGAGATCAAGATTACCAAAACACAAAACCAATTTTTAAACCGATCAATAAATGTAGAGCATTTGATTAACCCAGTGGATAATTTTTGGAATCTGTATTTGTTAAATGCATATATTCAACTGAAAGATTTCAATTCAAGAGTAAGTTGAAAACGAAAAAGACAAGTATTAAAGAGcagaaaaaagaaacatgagATAAGAGTGTAAATGTGCTTGAACTTACCTGCAGGTGCGTGGCACAAACCACTTTTCCTTCCACTCATCCTCTAAATGAATGAGTTGGAGGGAAAATTAACAAAAGTCGAATTGCTACTGATGTTCTTTGGTGTCATATTCATCTgatataaactcaaaaatcagaTGTCAACTTCATCTCTAATTAAATGActgtgtatttttaaaaatataatctgatTATGAGCTATTTATCCAAATTTCCCCATAAAATTAACCTACAGTCCATTAATTCGCTTAATCATGGTGGCCACTGGCCAGCAAATCATACCGAAAATCTCGTCAAGACGTCAACACACACTAAAAAATCCCACTATTCTAGACCCACCATACAAACAAAACACTGTAGGAATTGGTTGCAGTGAACTTTTACGTTATGGATGCGCAGAGGAAAATAAAAGCTTTTATTATTTATCATCTACTCCAGCAAACAAAGTACACATTGCGTCATATGATCATATCTTGAGAAGATTAAACTAAACCAAAGAAGAGAATGGAACACGATTAACTTCTCCTGGGCACAGCACGAGCCTTAAGCGGATGCTTCATAACGACAGTGaactcgagcttctcggtcaaGTCAACTTCATAACCTTTGACTTCCTTCCACTCAAACTCCTTCACCATATTGGCCACATAGTACTCCAAGTGCAGCATAGCCAGCCCAATCCCTGGACAGATTCTCCTCCCCGCTCCAAACGGCATCATCTTTATCCCCCGACTTCCGGTTATATCAACGGGTTCTTCTTCTCCGATGAACCTCTCAGGCTTGAACTCCATTGGGTCATCCCAAACGGCCGGATCTCTCCCAATCTCTGCCACCATGAAGTTAACAGTCCCTCTCTTGGGTACCTTGTACCCTCCCAGCACAGCGTCCTCAGTGACGCTGTGGGGTAGCACGAAATGTCCAGGAGGATGCCTCCGGAGACCCTCCAACACCACGGCCTTGAGGTAAGGCATCTTGTGTGCCTCTTCTTCCTCAATCTCCTTCCCTTCTTCTCCAGCAACCACGCTTTTGATCTCCTCGTATAGTCTCTCTTGGATCTCCGGCTTTTTCACCAAATTCGCCATGATCCACTGCAACGCCGTAGCTGTCGTGTCGGTCCCACCGTTGAGAAACTCGGAGCATAAGCTCACGATCTCTTCTTCGTTTagctttctcttctcttccggAAGCTCAAGATCCAGCAGAGTATCAACATACGACTGCACGTAGTCTTTGCTATTCTCCATCCTCGATTCAACGATCTTTCTACGAGCACGAATCAGAGGAAGCAACACATCTCCTTGCTCTCTCCGCATCTGGTGAAACTCTTCCCATCGACTTCGGAATATCAATCTGGTTAGCGTAGGCCAGAGGTTAAGGATATTGAACCTCGAAAAGCTAAGAAGCTGTCTCCTCTGAACAAACTCCACCTCTTTGATCTGCTTCTCATCAagcttatctccaaaacacatAAGAACCAGAAGCGCGAACATCGCATAGTGAAGATGATCGACGACAACGATGGCTTCTCCTTCGCTCCCATGCCTGCGAAACCGATCGAAGAGGATATCGAGAACCCAGCGGCGAGCGTGGGAGTAAGACCTCACGCGGGAAGGGTGGAGAATCTCGGAAGTCAGGTTCCTTCTAAGAAGACGCCACGTGGCCCCGTAAGACCCGGAGCTGATGTTGTGCTGGTTGCTGGACACGATTTTGCTGATGGGAGCCGCGGGTGGACGATCCGCGAAAACGGCGCCGTTTAACACGAGAGCTTGGTGAGCGAGGGAGCGATCCGCGACGAATATGGCGGGACGGGAAGTGATGCGGAGAGTGATGATTGGGCCGAGACGGTGGTGGACGGAGCGGAGGTAGGTGTTGAGACCACCTAAGCCTTGTCGGAGCCACCAGAGGGTTCCGATAAAGGGGAAGAAGTTGGGGTCAGGAGGCAGCGGAAGAGAGGATGAGTTACGTAGGCGATGGAGGaggagatggagaagaagagatacgCTTAGAGAAACCACGATGAGTAGTAACcatatctccattttttttctttcttcttcttatttctCTTTCTCCGTTCGTATATATAGCGTTGTAGACACGTGCGTGGCCAAATCTTGTATGTAAACAAGTTTTTGTTGGTCAAATAGTCAACCTACGTGTAACCTTTTTTTAATTAGAACGTGTTCATACATAAATTGCTTttataattgaataaaaatgtGATTATCTATTTTTGTGCGTTTGTGCGGTCTTCGTATCATCTTACGTCGAAAGAGATATTTCTAATAGAAAATTAGTTGATGTTCCGCACTCTATgcgaattaatatatatatatatatacctaacATTTTATTAactctaatgtttttttaacaaaatataattattaaattagatataaaattcaaattattataaattataaaattttaatatttatattaataatcaatgtattaaattatgtttttttgtttcaaagttttatttttatttatgtgatgtaaattttgaatcaaaatcttttctaatagtaataattaaattagaaaatttgtatttgaaattaaacacaCATTATATTTGGGCTGAAAAGAAATCATGTGGCAGtgaaaagattataaaaatcacaaatataacacATTAACAAAATAACGATAGTCTAGGATGTTCAGTCCAGTAAAACCGAACCATTTAAAACCAAACCACAATATATGGATATGGTTCTGTATATTAAGCGATCAAAtcgaataaacaaaaaaaaattgatttattcaGATAAATTagtatattcatatatatattttataataatatgtatttgatcaatatttcaaataaaaatcagagaaactGACTATGATTTTAGtcactaaaattataaactaaatataaaataaaagtagtGAAGATATTATCGGTAGATATGGTTATTatcaattattaaataaatgtgATAAATATCATGATAGTGATAATGGTTATTAATTACCTTAGAtatcatgatatatatatatatatcaaatgaaaaataaataataatatcaatTAAACTAAtgacttattttaaaattatggaaaatatgacaaataatcaaattaagtaaaattatgg is a genomic window of Brassica napus cultivar Da-Ae chromosome A2, Da-Ae, whole genome shotgun sequence containing:
- the LOC106390404 gene encoding YTH domain-containing protein ECT3-like isoform X1; translation: MATTISPSDQAADLLHNLSLDAETMVKVPDTGNKDVYGGTKTGKTNLLPNNVRAVTGLNQKKLAFNQKGSYGTYPTGYYTPPYQYPRYGYDMNYASGKTNISLQYPHLSTYQGRSGSYGQSFGYNMDSMYSMYGPYMSGYGYDSYGYGAYKQTPSWYKTMAYGFSGYGKENFAGLDELNRGPRAKGFKIGHESSQPETLKEQEIEKKTSEDVSLPDSKDYNKEDFSETYSNAKLFVIKSYSEDDIHKSIKYNVWSSTPNGNKKLDAAYNEAKEKSNGSCPVFLMFSVNTSGQFVGLAEMVGPVDFNQTVEYWQQDKWIGCFPVKWHIVKDIPNSSLRHITLENNENKPVTNSRDTQEVNLEQCMKVIKIFKEHASKTCILDDFVFYESREKIIKEGKKKQQQYKKKQALAAIDKKATPKDETKETSTAPQVASEISQNGVAEVASAC
- the LOC106390404 gene encoding YTH domain-containing protein ECT3-like isoform X2, yielding MATTISPSDPADLLHNLSLDAETMVKVPDTGNKDVYGGTKTGKTNLLPNNVRAVTGLNQKKLAFNQKGSYGTYPTGYYTPPYQYPRYGYDMNYASGKTNISLQYPHLSTYQGRSGSYGQSFGYNMDSMYSMYGPYMSGYGYDSYGYGAYKQTPSWYKTMAYGFSGYGKENFAGLDELNRGPRAKGFKIGHESSQPETLKEQEIEKKTSEDVSLPDSKDYNKEDFSETYSNAKLFVIKSYSEDDIHKSIKYNVWSSTPNGNKKLDAAYNEAKEKSNGSCPVFLMFSVNTSGQFVGLAEMVGPVDFNQTVEYWQQDKWIGCFPVKWHIVKDIPNSSLRHITLENNENKPVTNSRDTQEVNLEQCMKVIKIFKEHASKTCILDDFVFYESREKIIKEGKKKQQQYKKKQALAAIDKKATPKDETKETSTAPQVASEISQNGVAEVASAC
- the LOC106390393 gene encoding cytochrome P450 89A2-like is translated as MEIWLLLIVVSLSVSLLLHLLLHRLRNSSSLPLPPDPNFFPFIGTLWWLRQGLGGLNTYLRSVHHRLGPIITLRITSRPAIFVADRSLAHQALVLNGAVFADRPPAAPISKIVSSNQHNISSGSYGATWRLLRRNLTSEILHPSRVRSYSHARRWVLDILFDRFRRHGSEGEAIVVVDHLHYAMFALLVLMCFGDKLDEKQIKEVEFVQRRQLLSFSRFNILNLWPTLTRLIFRSRWEEFHQMRREQGDVLLPLIRARRKIVESRMENSKDYVQSYVDTLLDLELPEEKRKLNEEEIVSLCSEFLNGGTDTTATALQWIMANLVKKPEIQERLYEEIKSVVAGEEGKEIEEEEAHKMPYLKAVVLEGLRRHPPGHFVLPHSVTEDAVLGGYKVPKRGTVNFMVAEIGRDPAVWDDPMEFKPERFIGEEEPVDITGSRGIKMMPFGAGRRICPGIGLAMLHLEYYVANMVKEFEWKEVKGYEVDLTEKLEFTVVMKHPLKARAVPRRS